From the Leptospira biflexa serovar Patoc strain 'Patoc 1 (Paris)' genome, one window contains:
- a CDS encoding MFS transporter: protein MNHFLNKVKVLGIFSITQTVFQIGTVMIMAVSALAGQSIAPSPESASLPISFVILGTLLGLVPASKFMKWKGSKYGLLLGTIIGIFGAILATYAMSEKSFILFSAAHLLFGLHQSFIQYLRFVAMESVPTHDRANALSWILLAGIPAAFLGPLAGLQGKELFPSTLYLGCYLILIASLTLQFLFITFLPSPNKRFITEDESTNSLSPREIARPLSFHFKNLGLWVSVLATAFSFGLMAMLMTAVPVAMKSHGHQMHASTMVLQWHVLGMYIPSFFSGFLVRKMTAPYLILLGVFVMGLECVSAIQGTEFLPFAVALILLGIGWNFMYVGGTNLLVEQYHPSEKNTIQALNDTIVYSLAILSTYSAGYLEHKIGWLSLNLVSIPFLVFVSIITMYFIQTKRKMILNHGQ from the coding sequence ATGAATCATTTCTTAAATAAAGTCAAAGTCCTTGGAATTTTTTCCATCACCCAAACGGTCTTCCAAATCGGGACTGTGATGATTATGGCTGTCTCGGCTCTTGCGGGCCAGTCCATCGCCCCTTCTCCTGAATCGGCGTCCCTTCCCATTTCTTTTGTGATTTTAGGGACACTGCTTGGACTTGTCCCTGCTTCAAAATTTATGAAATGGAAAGGGAGTAAGTATGGGTTACTCCTTGGTACCATCATAGGAATTTTTGGAGCCATTCTTGCGACATATGCCATGTCGGAAAAAAGTTTTATCCTTTTTTCCGCCGCACATTTGTTATTTGGTCTCCACCAATCCTTTATCCAGTACCTTCGATTTGTGGCCATGGAATCAGTTCCCACACATGACCGTGCCAATGCATTGTCTTGGATCCTACTTGCGGGGATACCTGCGGCCTTTCTTGGTCCACTTGCTGGATTACAAGGAAAAGAACTGTTCCCTTCGACACTATACTTGGGATGTTATTTAATTCTCATTGCAAGTCTCACGCTACAATTTTTGTTCATAACCTTTTTACCTTCACCTAACAAACGATTTATAACAGAAGATGAATCCACAAATTCCTTATCTCCAAGAGAAATCGCCCGGCCACTTTCTTTTCATTTCAAAAATTTAGGTCTTTGGGTTTCGGTACTTGCCACTGCCTTTAGTTTCGGTCTGATGGCAATGCTCATGACAGCAGTTCCTGTAGCGATGAAGTCACACGGTCATCAAATGCATGCCTCAACAATGGTTTTACAATGGCACGTACTCGGAATGTACATCCCTTCCTTTTTCTCCGGATTCCTTGTTCGTAAGATGACAGCACCCTACTTAATTTTGTTAGGTGTATTTGTGATGGGACTCGAATGTGTTTCGGCTATACAGGGAACTGAGTTTTTACCATTTGCAGTCGCACTCATCCTACTTGGAATCGGTTGGAATTTTATGTATGTCGGTGGGACAAACTTACTTGTCGAACAATACCATCCATCTGAAAAAAACACAATCCAAGCACTCAACGATACCATCGTGTATTCGTTAGCCATTCTTTCTACCTATAGCGCAGGATATCTCGAACATAAAATTGGATGGTTGTCCCTAAATTTGGTGAGTATACCTTTTTTGGTTTTTGTTTCTATCATCACGATGTACTTCATTCAGACTAAAAGGAAAATGATTTTGAATCATGGACAATAA
- a CDS encoding 7TM diverse intracellular signaling domain-containing protein — translation MRILYLFILSGSLFSCSRWEIQKSISDESFVPQKIDYVIHAGDDVNFQKLRWTPIFKNNLSLGFQTEHVYLKIKATNQTSVNKLILDLGNPHLDFIRVYEEGNPEPISEGGDFIAHSHWDAFSKSIAFELNWPSGETKTLILETKSSSNISYLIRFYSKETFYLKENLENTILGFFYGTIFIMVIYNLFIYFILKEKAYITYSISIFCNLLLQMYLNGILNQVFTLDHPEIHNRIGSIIVTCSAITGWTFAQQTLNLREFNPWSNRLIQSLKYLVLFYILIPYAYLPIDIAVRIGNFIAQLFVVSVLVVALVNYSTGNKQARLFLFGWITLLFGILMYTLMQNGILPVNVFTIYGNQIGSTLEAGILSLALANKINELKEEKANTQAEALVTLEEKVRERTKTLDESLNLIKKDLNVAKKIQKTLFSDIKTSDPRIHFHSYYQSMSEVGGDFYDLTQVKADYYRIFVADATGHGIQAALITMAIKAEYESLKMIYDHPDDLVFHMNQIFINKYSNIQTIFTCSVCDIDLKNKQLFYASAGHPDQIHQRIHDIKLLPRTGKIIGLMDHTQYRLIEHQIEEGDRIFLFTDGIFEQFNEEKELFGEDRLYEILKENLKLSLDHTMAKVLSELSLFTDGQAKQDDITFIGCEIQSLS, via the coding sequence ATGCGGATTTTATATCTCTTCATTCTGTCGGGAAGTTTGTTTTCCTGTTCCCGTTGGGAGATCCAAAAGTCGATCAGTGATGAAAGTTTTGTCCCACAAAAAATTGATTATGTGATCCATGCGGGTGATGATGTTAATTTTCAAAAACTAAGATGGACACCTATCTTCAAAAACAATTTGAGTTTAGGATTTCAAACGGAACATGTTTATCTTAAGATAAAAGCAACAAACCAAACATCTGTAAACAAACTGATTTTAGATTTGGGCAATCCTCATTTGGATTTTATCCGTGTGTATGAAGAAGGAAATCCTGAACCCATAAGTGAAGGTGGTGATTTTATTGCCCATTCCCACTGGGATGCATTTTCTAAGTCTATTGCATTTGAGTTGAATTGGCCTAGTGGTGAAACCAAAACATTGATTTTGGAAACCAAATCATCATCAAATATTAGTTATCTGATCCGATTTTACTCCAAAGAAACTTTTTATTTAAAAGAAAATTTAGAAAACACAATCCTTGGTTTTTTTTATGGCACCATCTTTATCATGGTGATTTACAATTTATTCATATATTTCATTTTAAAAGAAAAAGCCTACATCACCTATTCCATCTCCATTTTTTGCAATTTGTTATTACAGATGTATCTGAATGGAATTCTAAACCAAGTTTTTACATTAGACCATCCAGAAATCCACAATCGAATAGGAAGTATCATTGTAACTTGTTCGGCAATTACAGGTTGGACGTTTGCCCAACAAACATTGAACTTACGAGAGTTTAATCCTTGGTCCAATCGACTCATCCAATCCTTAAAATACCTCGTATTGTTTTATATATTGATTCCATATGCTTATTTACCAATTGACATCGCTGTTCGGATCGGGAATTTTATTGCTCAGTTGTTTGTTGTCTCTGTCCTTGTTGTTGCCCTTGTCAACTATAGCACAGGAAATAAGCAAGCTCGTTTGTTTTTGTTTGGTTGGATAACACTTCTATTTGGAATTTTAATGTATACGTTGATGCAAAATGGAATCTTACCTGTAAACGTATTCACTATCTATGGTAACCAAATTGGATCTACTTTAGAAGCAGGGATTTTATCTCTCGCACTTGCCAACAAAATCAATGAACTGAAAGAAGAAAAAGCAAACACACAAGCGGAAGCACTCGTCACTTTAGAAGAAAAAGTAAGAGAGCGCACGAAAACATTAGATGAATCGCTAAACCTTATCAAAAAAGATCTGAATGTTGCGAAAAAAATTCAAAAAACATTATTCTCTGATATCAAAACCAGCGACCCAAGAATCCATTTTCATTCCTATTATCAATCCATGTCGGAAGTGGGTGGTGACTTTTATGATCTCACCCAAGTCAAGGCAGACTATTATCGAATTTTCGTAGCTGATGCCACGGGTCACGGAATCCAAGCTGCACTGATCACAATGGCAATCAAAGCAGAGTATGAATCATTAAAAATGATTTATGACCATCCAGATGATTTGGTTTTTCATATGAACCAAATTTTTATCAATAAATATAGTAACATCCAAACCATTTTTACTTGTTCTGTTTGCGATATTGATTTAAAAAACAAACAGTTGTTTTACGCATCTGCGGGCCACCCCGACCAGATCCACCAAAGAATTCATGACATCAAACTATTACCAAGAACAGGAAAAATCATTGGTCTTATGGATCATACTCAATATCGCCTCATTGAACATCAAATTGAAGAAGGAGATCGTATCTTTTTGTTCACAGATGGTATCTTCGAACAATTTAACGAAGAAAAAGAACTGTTTGGTGAAGATCGTTTGTATGAAATCTTAAAAGAAAACTTAAAACTGAGTTTGGACCATACAATGGCAAAAGTGTTAAGTGAACTCTCTTTGTTCACTGATGGACAAGCAAAACAAGACGACATTACATTTATCGGTTGCGAAATTCAAAGTCTCAGTTGA
- the pheT gene encoding phenylalanine--tRNA ligase subunit beta produces the protein MKLSVDWLNEFTPLSQIPFEKVLEKINTSICEIDDVEEFKSHLSSVITVKIKSLEKHPNAEKLQTTIATDGSKEYQIVTAATNVAVGDIVPLALPGTKLDGKEILDSELRGVRSQGMYCSEKELGMALESSGVLILPKDTTLGISVRKYFLWEDTILTIDNKSITHRPDLWNHFGFARELASQLQIPLHHFPLQADTKWESGNQGLTVEKSEHAHAYYVCSIQNVNITESIPKIKSRLEKCGIRSINNVVDVSNYLLLELGQPTHFFDRSKLQSTSFTVSKSKEGESISLLDDTSPTLPNHILLIQNGETPVALAGVMGGKDSAVSESTKEIVMESAVFKREDVRYTIRKTNIRTESAVRYEKGLDSYTCLPVMKRAVQLLKENGNPNVKVFEPQGFNHTESKTVTIETNLSFLRHKLGKKISLHEVTDILQRLGFEVTTKDESLSVLVPKYRQNYDVTIPEDLVEEIGRTIGYASIRTEALSMAVETPIRNPLRELERRVKQFLALEVGFNEVYNYSFASPTDAKLEKEFEVTSLKIANEMPEEHSLLRNSLYPGLIKQTKVNQDRFEKVNLFELGRTYHKEGNDATLAQEKRWISLLSLSKCKPTDLSSIEDEFLTVRETISELFLFLNLPKFEWVKLPRTHFHPNASLVLLYDGKEVVELGILHTRFADLYDLKRRAILSKIDMEVLVQIWETYGRNSHFVPPSHFPQGQLDLSLIMNESDPTESFANLVKTLRIPELESVFVQTIFQGESVGEGKKSVTYRFILMSYDKTFTQDRFKELSDRLVETAKSNGYSLR, from the coding sequence TTGAAACTTTCAGTTGATTGGTTAAACGAATTTACCCCGCTCTCCCAGATTCCCTTCGAAAAAGTTCTGGAAAAAATTAATACGTCAATTTGTGAAATTGATGATGTGGAAGAATTTAAATCCCACCTATCATCGGTTATCACAGTCAAAATCAAATCCCTAGAAAAACACCCGAATGCGGAAAAATTACAGACTACAATTGCGACTGATGGTTCCAAAGAATACCAAATCGTCACAGCGGCCACAAATGTAGCGGTTGGTGACATCGTTCCCTTGGCACTTCCTGGTACCAAGTTAGATGGGAAAGAAATATTAGATTCTGAATTACGTGGGGTTCGTTCCCAAGGGATGTATTGTTCGGAAAAAGAATTGGGAATGGCTTTAGAATCTTCAGGGGTTCTCATTTTGCCGAAAGACACAACCCTTGGCATTTCCGTGCGAAAGTACTTTTTATGGGAAGATACAATTCTCACCATCGACAATAAATCCATCACACATAGACCAGACCTTTGGAACCATTTTGGATTTGCCAGAGAGCTTGCAAGCCAACTCCAAATCCCACTCCACCATTTTCCACTCCAAGCAGATACAAAATGGGAATCAGGTAACCAAGGTTTAACGGTAGAAAAATCAGAACATGCACATGCCTATTACGTTTGTTCGATTCAAAATGTAAATATCACCGAATCCATTCCCAAAATCAAATCACGTCTTGAAAAATGTGGAATCCGATCCATCAATAATGTGGTGGATGTATCCAACTATTTATTGTTAGAACTTGGACAACCTACCCATTTTTTTGATCGCTCCAAATTACAATCCACTTCCTTTACCGTTTCCAAATCGAAAGAAGGGGAAAGTATATCGCTTCTCGATGATACCTCTCCCACACTTCCCAATCATATCCTTCTCATCCAAAATGGAGAAACACCAGTTGCCTTAGCAGGTGTGATGGGAGGAAAAGATTCGGCTGTATCTGAATCCACAAAAGAGATCGTGATGGAATCTGCTGTTTTCAAACGAGAAGATGTTCGTTATACCATTCGAAAAACCAATATTCGAACAGAATCAGCTGTTCGATACGAAAAAGGTTTGGATTCTTACACTTGTTTGCCGGTGATGAAACGGGCTGTCCAATTATTAAAAGAAAATGGAAACCCAAACGTAAAGGTATTTGAACCTCAGGGGTTTAACCATACGGAATCCAAAACAGTGACAATTGAAACCAATTTAAGTTTTTTACGTCACAAATTGGGAAAAAAGATCAGTTTACATGAAGTAACAGACATCTTACAGCGATTAGGTTTCGAAGTTACAACCAAGGATGAATCTTTATCCGTTTTAGTTCCTAAATACCGTCAAAATTATGATGTCACCATTCCAGAAGATTTAGTGGAAGAAATTGGAAGGACCATTGGGTATGCTTCGATCCGAACCGAAGCACTTTCCATGGCAGTGGAGACACCTATCCGTAACCCACTTCGTGAGTTAGAACGAAGAGTAAAACAATTTTTGGCTTTAGAAGTTGGTTTCAATGAAGTTTACAATTATTCGTTTGCTTCTCCAACAGATGCAAAACTAGAAAAAGAGTTCGAAGTCACTTCTTTAAAGATCGCAAACGAAATGCCAGAAGAACATTCCCTACTTCGCAACAGTTTGTATCCTGGGCTTATCAAACAAACAAAGGTAAACCAAGATCGATTTGAAAAAGTAAATCTCTTCGAATTGGGAAGAACCTATCATAAAGAAGGAAATGATGCAACTCTCGCACAAGAAAAACGTTGGATCTCACTCCTTTCTTTATCTAAGTGCAAACCAACAGACCTTTCTTCGATTGAGGATGAATTTCTAACGGTTCGGGAAACTATCTCAGAGCTATTTTTGTTTTTAAACCTACCAAAATTTGAATGGGTAAAACTACCACGAACACATTTCCATCCTAACGCTAGTTTGGTTCTTTTATACGATGGGAAAGAAGTGGTGGAACTAGGTATCCTCCACACTCGGTTTGCAGATCTATATGATCTCAAACGACGTGCCATCTTATCAAAAATCGATATGGAAGTTTTAGTTCAAATTTGGGAAACCTATGGTAGGAATTCTCATTTTGTTCCACCTTCCCATTTCCCACAAGGCCAACTTGACTTATCCCTTATTATGAACGAATCTGATCCAACAGAATCCTTTGCTAACTTGGTAAAAACATTACGAATCCCGGAACTGGAATCTGTTTTTGTGCAAACGATCTTCCAAGGGGAATCGGTTGGTGAAGGTAAAAAATCAGTCACCTATCGTTTTATACTTATGTCTTATGACAAAACCTTTACTCAGGATCGTTTCAAAGAACTTTCTGATCGTTTGGTGGAAACGGCAAAATCAAACGGATATTCTTTGCGATAA
- a CDS encoding gamma carbonic anhydrase family protein has product MSYTEIPNFTKPFIHPNATAFGMIEYGTSVSIWPGAVVRADMNQIKLGNFVNIQDNSTLHTDSTSPISIGEYTLVGHNVMIHGCKIGRAVLIGIGSIVLDNAEIGDGSQIAAGCMIRGGKKIPPRSLVVPDGSDIKIFERKAKPELTVAGCIEYAHLSVRFAQNQFLPFQKEEEVHFVTQAKEILLKLGI; this is encoded by the coding sequence ATGTCGTACACTGAAATTCCTAATTTTACTAAACCATTCATCCATCCAAATGCTACAGCATTCGGAATGATTGAATATGGAACTTCCGTTTCCATTTGGCCTGGTGCTGTCGTCCGCGCAGATATGAACCAAATTAAATTGGGAAATTTTGTCAATATCCAAGATAACTCCACTCTACACACAGACTCTACAAGTCCAATTTCCATTGGTGAGTATACATTAGTTGGTCATAACGTGATGATCCACGGTTGCAAAATTGGAAGGGCTGTACTGATTGGCATTGGTTCTATTGTTCTCGACAATGCTGAAATCGGAGATGGTTCTCAAATTGCAGCAGGTTGTATGATTCGCGGAGGAAAAAAAATCCCACCACGATCCCTTGTGGTTCCCGATGGTTCTGATATCAAAATTTTCGAAAGGAAGGCCAAACCAGAACTCACAGTCGCTGGATGCATAGAGTATGCTCACCTATCCGTACGTTTTGCACAAAATCAATTTTTACCGTTTCAAAAAGAAGAAGAAGTTCATTTTGTCACGCAAGCCAAAGAAATCTTGCTTAAACTGGGAATTTAG